The proteins below come from a single Microbulbifer sp. Q7 genomic window:
- a CDS encoding glutamate-5-semialdehyde dehydrogenase — translation MSATEVDQDSTQTASVEAMMQAMGRAARAAARVMARTDTGTKNAALRAIAAELDAQRPQLAAANAKDMQNGRANGLDAALLDRLALTDERIDGMIEGLSQIAELPDPVGEVSDLKYRPSGIQVGKMRVPLGVVGIIYESRPNVTIDAASLCLKSGNATILRGGSEALHSNGAIAACVAAGLKQAGLPETAVQVVATTDRAAVGALISMPEYVDVIVPRGGKGLIERISRDARVPVIKHLDGICHVYLDDRADPVKAFNIALNAKTHRYGVCNAMETLLVAEAVAAEFLPKLAAAYGEKGVELRGCDKTRSILAGVLPATEEDWATEYLAPVLSIRVVADMDAAMDHIARYSSGHTESIVTEDYSRARRFMAEVDSASVMVNASTRFADGFEYGLGAEIGISTDKIHARGPVGLEGLTSQKWIVFGDGQIRE, via the coding sequence ATCAGCGCCACCGAGGTTGACCAGGATTCTACCCAAACCGCATCTGTCGAAGCGATGATGCAGGCCATGGGCCGTGCGGCACGTGCCGCCGCCCGGGTAATGGCGCGCACCGATACTGGCACTAAAAATGCGGCGCTGCGGGCCATCGCCGCGGAACTGGACGCCCAGCGACCGCAGCTGGCGGCGGCCAACGCCAAAGATATGCAAAACGGCCGCGCCAATGGCCTGGACGCGGCGCTGCTGGACCGTCTCGCACTGACCGACGAGCGCATCGACGGCATGATCGAGGGGCTCAGCCAGATTGCCGAGCTGCCAGACCCGGTGGGGGAGGTGAGCGACCTCAAGTACCGCCCGAGCGGCATCCAGGTGGGCAAGATGCGCGTGCCGCTGGGCGTGGTGGGCATCATCTACGAGTCCCGCCCGAACGTGACCATAGACGCCGCCAGCCTGTGCCTGAAATCCGGCAATGCGACGATCCTGCGCGGCGGCAGTGAGGCCCTGCACTCCAATGGCGCCATTGCGGCCTGCGTGGCCGCGGGGCTGAAGCAGGCCGGGTTGCCAGAGACCGCGGTACAGGTGGTGGCCACCACCGATCGCGCTGCGGTGGGCGCCCTTATATCCATGCCCGAGTATGTGGATGTGATCGTACCCCGTGGCGGCAAGGGCCTGATTGAGCGCATCAGCCGCGACGCGCGGGTGCCGGTGATCAAGCACCTGGACGGCATCTGTCATGTGTACCTCGACGACCGCGCGGATCCGGTCAAGGCGTTCAATATTGCACTGAATGCCAAGACCCACCGCTACGGTGTATGCAATGCCATGGAAACCCTGCTGGTGGCCGAGGCGGTGGCGGCAGAGTTTCTGCCCAAGCTTGCGGCGGCTTACGGGGAAAAGGGCGTAGAACTGCGTGGTTGTGACAAGACCCGCAGCATCCTCGCGGGTGTGCTGCCGGCCACCGAAGAAGATTGGGCCACCGAATACCTGGCGCCGGTGCTGTCGATTCGCGTGGTGGCGGATATGGATGCGGCGATGGACCACATCGCCCGCTACAGCTCCGGCCACACCGAGTCGATCGTCACCGAAGATTACTCCCGCGCGCGCCGGTTTATGGCGGAAGTGGATTCCGCCTCGGTCATGGTCAACGCCTCCACCCGTTTCGCCGACGGTTTTGAATACGGCCTGGGGGCCGAGATCGGTATCAGCACCGACAAGATTCATGCGCGTGGGCCGGTGGGCCTGGAAGGGCTGACCTCGCAGAAGTGGATCGTGTTCGGGGACGGGCAGATTCGCGAATGA
- the nadD gene encoding nicotinate-nucleotide adenylyltransferase, translating to MRSIALFGGTFNPVHFGHLRMALELKETLGFDEMRLLPSHQPAHRAQPGVTANARRDMLALALEHCPALQLDERELQRQGPTYTVDTLQALRAELGNQVSISFCMGLDSLLGLPGWHRWQQLIRLAHLVVVTRPGWQLPEQGPVAELLAAHRGDVDVLKQQAAGSLVLREQTLLPISATEIRSLIASNRSPQYLLPQRVLDYIQTHQLYKSDNQ from the coding sequence ATGAGATCCATCGCCCTGTTCGGCGGCACCTTTAACCCGGTGCATTTCGGCCATCTGCGCATGGCGCTGGAGCTGAAGGAAACGCTGGGATTCGACGAAATGCGGCTGCTGCCGTCGCACCAGCCGGCGCACCGCGCGCAGCCCGGGGTGACCGCCAATGCCCGTCGCGACATGCTCGCACTGGCGCTGGAACACTGCCCTGCGCTGCAGCTGGACGAGCGGGAGCTGCAGCGCCAGGGCCCCACCTATACGGTGGATACCCTGCAGGCGCTGCGCGCAGAACTGGGCAACCAGGTGTCGATCAGCTTCTGCATGGGGCTCGATTCCCTGCTGGGGCTGCCCGGCTGGCACCGTTGGCAGCAGCTGATCCGGCTCGCCCATCTGGTGGTGGTTACCCGCCCCGGCTGGCAACTGCCCGAGCAAGGCCCGGTGGCGGAACTGCTCGCTGCCCACCGCGGTGATGTGGATGTCCTAAAGCAACAGGCGGCCGGGAGCCTCGTGCTGCGGGAACAGACACTGCTGCCAATCTCCGCCACGGAGATCCGCAGCCTGATTGCGAGCAACCGCTCGCCCCAGTACCTGCTGCCGCAGCGGGTACTCGACTACATTCAAACTCATCAGCTCTACAAGAGCGACAACCAATAG
- the rsfS gene encoding ribosome silencing factor: MTDIKAIAVNALEDLKGKDIVSMDVSELSDVMDTLIICTGTSSRQVKSLANNVVEDGKEAGIRPIGVEGIDQGEWVLVDYGDVVVHVMQAETRGFYDLEKLWSMTPNTREGADGSDPHQD, from the coding sequence ATGACTGATATCAAAGCAATTGCGGTAAACGCACTGGAAGACCTCAAGGGTAAAGACATCGTTTCGATGGATGTATCCGAACTCAGCGATGTAATGGACACCCTGATCATCTGTACCGGCACCTCCAGCCGGCAGGTGAAATCCTTGGCCAACAATGTGGTGGAAGACGGTAAAGAAGCCGGTATCCGTCCGATAGGCGTCGAGGGGATTGACCAGGGCGAGTGGGTGCTGGTGGACTACGGCGATGTGGTGGTGCACGTGATGCAGGCCGAGACCCGCGGCTTCTACGACCTGGAAAAACTCTGGTCGATGACCCCCAATACCCGTGAGGGTGCGGACGGTTCCGATCCCCATCAGGACTGA
- the rlmH gene encoding 23S rRNA (pseudouridine(1915)-N(3))-methyltransferase RlmH has product MKIRIIAAGGKMPAWVQEGYNEYAKRLPRELTLEMVEVALGNRGQKNSAALVEKARQKEGEAMLAAIHPRDHVVALEVKGKSWSTEQLSRELSGWQMSGDNLCLLIGGPDGLSPECVARANQKWSLSALTLPHPLVRVLLAEQLYRAWTLLAGHPYHK; this is encoded by the coding sequence ATGAAGATTCGCATTATCGCCGCAGGTGGCAAGATGCCCGCCTGGGTGCAGGAGGGCTACAACGAGTACGCCAAGCGCCTGCCGCGGGAGCTGACCCTGGAAATGGTCGAGGTGGCGCTGGGCAACCGCGGCCAGAAAAATTCCGCGGCGCTGGTGGAAAAGGCCCGCCAGAAAGAGGGCGAGGCGATGCTGGCGGCGATTCATCCGCGGGATCACGTGGTTGCGCTGGAAGTGAAGGGCAAGTCGTGGAGCACCGAGCAGCTGTCCCGGGAACTTTCCGGCTGGCAGATGTCCGGCGACAACCTGTGTCTGTTGATCGGCGGCCCCGACGGCCTTTCACCGGAGTGCGTGGCGCGGGCCAACCAGAAATGGTCCCTGTCGGCACTGACCCTGCCGCACCCGCTGGTGCGGGTGCTGCTGGCGGAACAGCTGTATCGGGCCTGGACCTTGCTGGCGGGGCACCCGTACCACAAGTAA